From the Corynebacterium zhongnanshanii genome, the window CGGGCTAGTGCCACAGAAAAGTACCGCCAGTGATACTGGTAAGGGTGAAAAGGTGCGGTAAGAGCGCACCAGCGTTCCAGGTGACTGGGACGGCTCGGTAAACCCCACTGGGAGCAAGGTCAAGAGGCAGCATTACCCCACATTTGCCACTCAAGCAGTGTGTGGCAGTGCTGCCCGGTTCTAGGGCGGCCCGTCTGATTGAAGAACCAGGTAGACCGCTTGAGGCCACCAGCGATGGCTGGTCCAGATGGATGATCACCTCGCGCCGCGTCGGCCATTCGTGGCGGCGGCGTATGACAGAATCCGGCTCACAGATTGTCTCAGCCGTTTATACTTTCGGCCGCTTAAGTTTTCAGCTACTGAAGCACCCCAGGCCCCTCAGCGTTCGCGTAGACTATCAACCATGTCTGAACAATGGTGGTTTGATATCGCAACGGGACAGGTCAGCCAGGACAAGGCCAGCGGTTGGGAAAACCGCATGGGGCCGTATTCCTCCAAGGAGGAAGCGCAGAACGCGCTGGAGATCGCGCGCAAGCGCAACGAGCAGGCCGACGACTACGACGACGAGGACTAGCCTCCACGGAGCCCAGCGTTAGAAGCAGTGCTCCTCCGCCGGGAAGGTTCCCTCGGCCACTTCGCGCTTGTAGTCGGCGGCGGCTTGGGTCATTGTGGCTCCCACGCTGCCCCATTGCTTGGCGAACTTCGGGCGGTGTCCGCCGGCGGGGAATGCGACCATGTCGTGCCACACCAGCACCTGTCCGTCGCAGTGTGGGCCGGCGCCGATGCCGATAGTTGGCACGGGGCATTCTTCCGTGATCTCTTGGGCGATGGCGGCGGGCACCATTTCCATCACCACGAAGTCCGCGCCAGCTTCCGCAACGGCGCGCATGTCCGCCTTGAGCTGTTCTGCTCCCGCGCCGCGCCCTTGAACCTTGAATCCGCCGAGTGCGTTGACGGACTGTGGGGTGAATCCGATGTGCGCACAGACGGGGATGCCGGCGTTTTTCAGCGCCTTGATGCGTGGGGCGATGCGCTCGCCACCTTCGATCTTCACGCAGTGCCCGCCGCTGCGTCGCATGATTTCTGCTGCCGACGCCACAGCCTGCTCATCCGAGGCCTCGTATGTGCCGAAGGGAAGGTCCACAACAACGAAGGCGTTGCCCGCTCCTCGGACAACCGCCGCGGCGAGGTAGCACATTTCGTCCATAGAGACTTGCTGGGTGGCGGTGTAGCCAAAGACTACGTTCGCGGCGGAGTCGCCCACCAGGATCATCTCAATTCCGGCTTCTGCGAAGGCTACGGCGGTGGAGTAGTCGTAGGCCGTGACCATGGCAAACGGGGTGCTGTCTGGGCCTTTGCGGGCTTGGAGGTCTGACAGGCGGATTTGCTTGGTGGGGACCATGTAGCCCTGGGGTACGTCGTGCGATGAAGTCTGGGAGCTGTTGTGGGCAGAAGTCATAGTGTTCATTGTGCCACGCGTGGTGTGTGACCTTTCCACTAGTATGGGGTTCATGAATCGCCAACAGGAATATGTTCTTCGCACGTTGGAGGAACGCGACATTCGTTTCGTGCGCCTCTGGTTTACTGATATCCAGGGTTATTTGAAGTCTGTGGCGTTGGTGCCCGCGGAGCTTGAGGGGGCTTTTGAGGAGGGCATTGGCTTCGACGGTTCTGCGATTGAGGGCTTTTCCCGTGTGGCGGAATCGGACACGATCGCGTTGCCGGATCCTTCCACGTTCCAGATTTTGCCGTTTTCGGAGGCTGCCGATGGGCAGCTTTCGGCGCGGATGTTCTGTGACATTGTCACGCCGGATGGTGAGCCGTCGTGGGCGGATCCGCGGCAGGTGTTGCGCCGTCAGATGAAGGCGGCAGCAGATCAGGGGTTCACGTGTTATGTGCATCCTGAGATTGAGTTTTTCTTGGTGCGCAGCATTGATACGGACGGCCAGGAGCCGGTGCCGACGGACTTCGGTGGCTACTTCGATCAGGCCGTGACGGATGAGGCCCCGGGCTTCCGTGCGAATGCTATTTCTGCGTTGGAGCGGATGGGCATTTCGGTGGAGTTTTCTCACCATGAGACGGCGCCGGGCCAGCAGGAGATTGATCTTCGTTTTGCCGATGCGTTGACGATGGCGGACAACATCATGAGTTTCCGTTATTTGATTAAGCAGGTTGCGCGCCAGGGTGGGGTGCGTGCAACGTTTATGCCGAAGCCGTTTAAGAATTACGCGGGTTCGGCGATGCATACGCATATGTCGTTGTTTGAGGGCGACGATAATGCGTTTCACGATCCTGATGATGAGCTGGATCTGTCTCCTACGGCGAAGTCCTTTATGGCGGGTATTCTCCACCACGCCCCGGAGATGACGGCGATCACGAACCAGTGGGTTAATTCCTACAAGCGCATTACCTCGGGAGATGAGGCTCCGCGGTCGGCTGCGTGGGGTGCGTCGAACCGGTCGGCGCTCATTCGTGTGCCGATGTACAACAAGGGCAAGGCGGCCTCCCGCCGCATTGAGGTCCGTTCACCGGATTCCGCATGCAACCCGTATTTGACCTACGCGGTGTTGATGGCCGCGGGATTGAAGGGCATCCGGGATGGTTATGAGCTGCCGAATCCTGCGGAAGAGGACGTGAATCTGATGACGCGTCGCGAGCGTATCGCGTCCGGTTTCAAAGATTTGCCAACCGATTTGGATTACGCCCTGCGGGAAATGGAAAAGTCTGAACTGGTGGCCGACGCATTGGGCGAGCACGTGTTTGAGTTCTTCTTGCGCAATAAGTGGAGTGAGTGGAACGACTACCAGACTCAAATCACTGCCTGGGAACTTCGGAATAATTTGGCGTTCTAATGACTCGACCACGCTCCTCCCGCTCAACAATTCCGTCTCACCGCGTGCTGGGGCTCAGCGGTGCGCATGCTCAGCAGGACCTCATTGATCTGGAGTGGACTGACGAAGAGCATGTGCCGATCCTGTGGGCGCTGGCCGCCACGGGCGACCCCGACCTGACCCTCAATAACGTGGTCCGCTTGTGTGCCGCGCTGGAGGATGCGCAGTCACGTGGTGAGGACCTCAGTCAGGGCGCGGGAGGTGAGGCGTGTGGTGAGATCCCCGACGCCACACTCGCCACACTGCACCGGATGCTGGTGGAGAATGCGGAGTATCGTGCTCGGCTCTTTGCGTTGTTTGGTTCCTCCACCATGTTGGGAGATCACATTGTTGCGAATCCGGATCAGTGGGTTCGCTTGGCGAAGGATCTTCCTACACGCGATGAGATGATGGATCTGATGCTGGGGGTTGTGGACGCCCAGCACGTTCCCGAAGCCGGAGAGCTGGTGTACCGCGCCGGCGTGGTGGGGCCTGAGGCCGATGAAGCGCTGCGGACGCAGTACCGCACGCTGTTGGCGCGCATTGCGTCCTTGGATGTGGCGAGCACGACGGTGCACCGCGGCCAGGAGAGTTCTGAGCCTCTGGAGTTTGAGGTGGTCTCTGGTCTGTTGTCGGATGCGGCCGATGCCGCGCTGACGGCCGCGTTGGCGGTGGCGTGCGCGACCGTGTTTGGCCGCGCCGGGTCGGAGGAGACGCAGGAGGTTCCGGGGCACCTGGCGGTGCTCGCGATGGGCAAGTGCGGTGCGCAGGAGTTGAATTACATCTCCGACGTGGACGTGATCTTCGTGGCAGAGCCTGCCGACGCGAAGGCCACTCGCTGGGCAGGAGAGTTCATCAATATCGGCAGCCGTCTGTTTTTCGAGGTGGATGCGGCCCTGCGCCCGGAGGGCAAGGCCGGTGCCCTGGTGCGC encodes:
- the panB gene encoding 3-methyl-2-oxobutanoate hydroxymethyltransferase, with amino-acid sequence MNTMTSAHNSSQTSSHDVPQGYMVPTKQIRLSDLQARKGPDSTPFAMVTAYDYSTAVAFAEAGIEMILVGDSAANVVFGYTATQQVSMDEMCYLAAAVVRGAGNAFVVVDLPFGTYEASDEQAVASAAEIMRRSGGHCVKIEGGERIAPRIKALKNAGIPVCAHIGFTPQSVNALGGFKVQGRGAGAEQLKADMRAVAEAGADFVVMEMVPAAIAQEITEECPVPTIGIGAGPHCDGQVLVWHDMVAFPAGGHRPKFAKQWGSVGATMTQAAADYKREVAEGTFPAEEHCF
- the glnA gene encoding type I glutamate--ammonia ligase — its product is MNRQQEYVLRTLEERDIRFVRLWFTDIQGYLKSVALVPAELEGAFEEGIGFDGSAIEGFSRVAESDTIALPDPSTFQILPFSEAADGQLSARMFCDIVTPDGEPSWADPRQVLRRQMKAAADQGFTCYVHPEIEFFLVRSIDTDGQEPVPTDFGGYFDQAVTDEAPGFRANAISALERMGISVEFSHHETAPGQQEIDLRFADALTMADNIMSFRYLIKQVARQGGVRATFMPKPFKNYAGSAMHTHMSLFEGDDNAFHDPDDELDLSPTAKSFMAGILHHAPEMTAITNQWVNSYKRITSGDEAPRSAAWGASNRSALIRVPMYNKGKAASRRIEVRSPDSACNPYLTYAVLMAAGLKGIRDGYELPNPAEEDVNLMTRRERIASGFKDLPTDLDYALREMEKSELVADALGEHVFEFFLRNKWSEWNDYQTQITAWELRNNLAF